The following are encoded together in the Flavobacterium sp. TR2 genome:
- a CDS encoding CoA transferase subunit A, which produces MITKKVNSVQEAIEGIKSGMTIMFGGFGLCGIPENTIAALVNTTISDLTCISNNAGVDDFGLGLLLQKKQIKKMISSYVGENAEFERQMLSGELEVELTPQGTLAERCRAAQAGIPAFFTPAGYGTEVAEGKEAREFNGKMHIMEEAFKADFAIVKAWKGDEAGNLIFKGTARNFNACMAGAGKITIAEVEELVPVGALDPNQIHIPGIMVQRIFQGEKFEKRIEQRTVRQRAN; this is translated from the coding sequence ATGATAACAAAAAAAGTTAATAGCGTTCAGGAAGCTATTGAAGGAATTAAAAGTGGCATGACCATCATGTTTGGCGGTTTCGGATTGTGCGGTATTCCTGAAAATACAATTGCAGCTTTGGTAAACACGACAATTTCAGATTTAACTTGTATTTCTAATAATGCAGGGGTCGATGATTTTGGCTTGGGATTATTGCTTCAGAAAAAGCAGATCAAAAAAATGATTTCTTCTTATGTTGGAGAAAATGCAGAGTTTGAACGCCAAATGCTTTCTGGAGAATTGGAAGTGGAGCTGACCCCACAAGGAACTCTTGCAGAGCGCTGTCGTGCGGCTCAGGCTGGAATTCCAGCATTCTTTACACCAGCTGGTTACGGAACAGAAGTTGCCGAGGGAAAAGAAGCACGCGAATTCAATGGAAAAATGCACATCATGGAAGAAGCTTTCAAAGCCGATTTTGCAATCGTAAAAGCTTGGAAAGGTGACGAAGCCGGAAATCTCATTTTTAAAGGAACTGCTAGAAACTTCAATGCTTGTATGGCAGGAGCTGGAAAAATCACCATTGCAGAGGTGGAAGAATTAGTTCCAGTTGGTGCTTTAGATCCAAATCAGATTCATATTCCGGGAATCATGGTGCAGCGTATTTTTCAAGGAGAAAAATTTGAGAAGCGAATTGAGCAGCGTACCGTGAGACAAAGAGCAAATTAG
- a CDS encoding penicillin-binding protein 1A, with translation MAAKKNNQSNKDINYYKKKFWRVFAYSLLGVLAFFLFASWGLFGSMPSFEDLENPDSNLATEIISSDGVVLGKYFKTNRSQLKYSDLPKNLVEALVATEDARFYEHSGIDGRGTLRAVFSLGTNGGASTLTQQLAKQLFHGEGSKFLPFRIVQKIKEWIIAIRLERQYTKNEILAMYCNVYDFGNYSVGVSSAAQTYFSKDPKDLTVDESAILVGMFKNSGLYNPVRNPEGVKNRRNVVLSQMAKAKMISEAEKERLQALPITLKFKLESHREGIATYFREYLRDYMKKWVAENKKPDGSDYDIYKDGLKIYTTIDSRMQTYAEEAVAAHMQNLQQQFFIDQKNNKNAPFVNITQAETDRIMMQAMKNSVRWAQMKEMDKSEDDIIASFKVKTKMRVFTWKGERDTVMTPLDSIRYYKHFLQSGLMSMEPQTGAIKAWVGGINYKYFQYDHVGQGARQVGSTFKPFVYATAIEELNMSPCDSILDGPFMIHKGRHHVTEDWEPRNSDYRYRGMVTLKQALAASINTVSAKLIDRTSPEAVVELTKKLGVKTEIPVQPSIALGAVDITVEDMVAAYSTFANQGVYVKPQFLSRIENKSGEVIYEPIPESHDVLNKDIAFAVIKLLQGVTESGSGVRLRTQGGGSGDNRWTGYPYMFTNPIAGKTGTTQNQSDGWFMGMVPNLVTGVWVGCEDRSARFKSLTYGQGATAALPVWGYYMKKCYADKDLQISKSEFERPANLSIKVDCYTRPAVVKDTTQTEQNTDEFEL, from the coding sequence ATGGCTGCTAAAAAAAACAATCAATCAAACAAGGATATTAATTACTATAAAAAGAAATTCTGGAGGGTTTTTGCATACTCTCTTTTAGGAGTTTTGGCCTTCTTTTTATTTGCTTCTTGGGGTTTATTTGGATCTATGCCTTCATTTGAAGATTTAGAAAATCCAGATTCAAACCTTGCCACAGAAATTATTTCTTCTGACGGAGTGGTGTTGGGTAAATATTTTAAAACCAACAGATCTCAGCTTAAATATTCTGATTTGCCTAAAAATCTAGTCGAAGCGCTTGTTGCAACTGAAGATGCCCGTTTCTACGAACATTCAGGAATTGACGGTCGCGGAACTTTAAGAGCGGTTTTTAGCTTAGGAACAAATGGAGGAGCGAGTACATTAACACAACAGCTTGCAAAACAGCTGTTTCACGGAGAAGGATCTAAGTTTCTGCCTTTTAGAATCGTGCAAAAAATAAAAGAATGGATTATTGCCATTCGTCTAGAAAGACAATATACAAAAAATGAAATCTTAGCGATGTATTGCAACGTCTATGATTTTGGAAATTATTCTGTTGGAGTAAGCTCGGCGGCCCAAACGTATTTTTCTAAAGATCCCAAAGACCTTACCGTAGACGAATCGGCTATTTTGGTGGGAATGTTCAAAAACTCAGGTTTATACAACCCGGTAAGAAACCCAGAAGGCGTAAAAAACCGTCGTAACGTGGTTTTGTCTCAAATGGCAAAAGCAAAAATGATTTCAGAAGCAGAGAAAGAAAGACTTCAAGCGCTGCCTATCACATTAAAATTTAAACTGGAAAGCCACCGTGAAGGTATTGCAACTTACTTTAGAGAGTATCTTCGTGATTACATGAAAAAATGGGTTGCTGAAAATAAAAAACCTGACGGGTCTGACTACGATATTTACAAAGACGGTCTTAAGATTTATACTACGATAGATTCTAGAATGCAAACTTATGCTGAAGAAGCTGTTGCGGCGCATATGCAAAACCTTCAACAGCAGTTTTTTATTGATCAAAAAAATAATAAAAACGCTCCTTTCGTAAATATCACACAAGCTGAGACAGACAGAATCATGATGCAGGCAATGAAAAATTCTGTTCGTTGGGCTCAAATGAAAGAAATGGATAAAAGCGAAGACGATATTATCGCTTCATTCAAAGTAAAAACAAAAATGCGTGTCTTCACTTGGAAAGGAGAAAGAGATACTGTAATGACTCCGTTAGATTCTATTCGTTATTATAAACACTTTCTGCAATCTGGTTTAATGTCAATGGAGCCTCAAACAGGAGCGATTAAAGCTTGGGTTGGTGGAATTAACTATAAATATTTCCAATACGATCACGTAGGGCAGGGAGCTAGACAAGTAGGATCTACTTTCAAACCTTTCGTTTATGCAACCGCAATCGAAGAGCTGAATATGTCTCCTTGCGATTCTATTCTAGATGGGCCTTTTATGATTCATAAAGGACGCCACCACGTAACAGAAGACTGGGAGCCAAGAAACTCAGATTACAGATACCGCGGAATGGTAACTTTAAAGCAGGCTTTGGCAGCTTCTATCAATACCGTTTCGGCTAAATTAATCGACAGAACAAGTCCAGAAGCAGTTGTAGAACTGACTAAAAAATTAGGAGTTAAAACAGAAATTCCGGTACAGCCTTCAATTGCGTTAGGAGCGGTAGATATTACAGTTGAAGACATGGTTGCGGCATATAGTACATTTGCCAATCAAGGAGTTTATGTGAAACCACAGTTTTTAAGCAGAATTGAAAACAAAAGCGGTGAGGTGATTTATGAGCCAATTCCAGAGTCTCATGATGTTTTAAATAAAGATATTGCTTTTGCGGTGATTAAATTGCTTCAAGGGGTTACAGAAAGCGGTTCTGGTGTGCGTTTGCGTACGCAAGGCGGAGGAAGCGGAGATAATCGTTGGACTGGTTATCCGTATATGTTTACAAATCCTATTGCTGGTAAAACAGGTACAACGCAAAATCAATCTGATGGTTGGTTCATGGGAATGGTTCCTAACTTAGTTACCGGAGTTTGGGTTGGATGCGAAGATCGTTCGGCTCGTTTCAAAAGTTTGACTTACGGACAAGGAGCTACAGCAGCTTTGCCAGTTTGGGGTTATTATATGAAAAAATGTTATGCCGATAAAGATCTTCAGATTTCAAAATCTGAATTTGAGCGCCCGGCAAACCTTTCAATAAAAGTAGACTGTTATACTAGACCGGCAGTGGTAAAAGATACCACTCAAACCGAACAAAATACCGATGAATTTGAATTGTAA
- a CDS encoding gliding motility lipoprotein GldH gives MRIKNSGILLLAAILLFSCDKKRVFDEYKSVGSAWHKDSIVSFDLPVLDSTKKYNLFVNIRDNNNYPFNNLFLIVSMEMPNGFTKVDTLEYQMAEPDGTLLGNGFSDIKESKLYYKEDVKFRGKYKVHIKQAVRQSGKIPGVEALQGITDVGFRIEQKD, from the coding sequence ATGAGAATAAAAAATAGCGGAATTCTTCTTTTGGCGGCAATACTTCTTTTTTCTTGTGATAAAAAAAGGGTATTTGACGAATACAAATCTGTTGGAAGTGCTTGGCACAAAGACAGCATTGTAAGCTTTGATCTGCCAGTTTTAGATTCTACAAAAAAGTACAATCTTTTTGTCAACATACGAGACAACAACAATTATCCGTTTAATAATTTGTTTTTGATCGTTTCAATGGAAATGCCAAACGGATTTACAAAAGTGGATACCTTAGAATACCAAATGGCGGAGCCAGACGGAACATTGTTAGGAAATGGATTTTCTGATATTAAAGAAAGTAAGCTTTATTACAAAGAAGATGTGAAGTTTAGAGGAAAATACAAAGTTCACATCAAACAGGCCGTTAGACAATCAGGCAAAATACCTGGTGTAGAAGCTTTACAAGGAATTACAGACGTTGGTTTTAGAATAGAACAAAAAGATTAG
- a CDS encoding regulatory iron-sulfur-containing complex subunit RicT, which produces MACTSCSTSDGGAPKGCKNNGTCGTDSCNKLTVFDWLSNMSPSNGEAIFDCVEVRFKNGRKEFFRNSEKLTLSIGDIVATVASPGHDIGIVTLTGELVKIQMKKKGVNYESNDVPKIYRKASQKDIDIWSVARDREEPMKVRARELAIHHKLEMKISDIEFQGDGSKATFYYTANDRVDFRMLIKDFAKEFSTRVEMKQVGFRQEAARLGGVGSCGRELCCSTWLTDFRSVNTSAARYQQLSLNPQKLAGQCGKLKCCLNYELDTYMDALKDFPDYDTKLITEKGDAVCQKQDIFKGLMWFAYTNNFANWHVLKIDQVKEIIAENKQKNKVSSLEDFAVEVTSEPEKDFNNAMGQESLTRFDQPKRKKKPNRKRKQNAEAAGVATPVKPQQEKNANNAKPAGNNNPNPNNGNANKPNNPNKQNHKKKHNSNKNNPNKQNSNENKPAEPRKPITNTKNENKK; this is translated from the coding sequence ATGGCATGTACAAGTTGTTCAACCTCAGATGGTGGCGCACCAAAAGGTTGTAAAAATAATGGGACTTGCGGCACCGATAGCTGCAATAAATTGACGGTTTTTGACTGGCTTTCTAACATGAGTCCGTCTAATGGAGAGGCGATTTTTGACTGTGTTGAGGTTCGTTTTAAGAACGGACGAAAGGAATTTTTTAGAAATTCGGAGAAATTAACTTTAAGTATTGGCGATATTGTAGCAACTGTTGCTTCGCCAGGACATGATATTGGAATTGTGACTCTTACAGGAGAATTGGTAAAGATTCAAATGAAGAAAAAAGGAGTGAATTACGAAAGTAATGATGTTCCTAAAATTTATAGAAAAGCATCTCAAAAAGATATAGACATCTGGTCTGTAGCGAGAGATCGAGAGGAACCAATGAAAGTTCGCGCACGCGAGTTGGCAATTCATCATAAGCTGGAAATGAAAATTTCTGATATTGAATTTCAAGGAGACGGATCAAAAGCGACTTTTTACTACACAGCAAATGATCGTGTCGATTTTAGAATGCTGATTAAGGATTTTGCTAAAGAATTCAGCACCAGAGTAGAAATGAAACAAGTTGGTTTCCGCCAAGAAGCAGCTCGTTTAGGAGGAGTAGGATCTTGCGGACGCGAATTATGCTGTTCGACTTGGTTGACCGATTTTAGAAGCGTGAACACATCAGCCGCTCGTTATCAGCAGCTGTCATTAAATCCGCAGAAATTAGCGGGACAGTGCGGAAAATTAAAATGCTGTCTGAACTATGAGTTAGACACGTACATGGACGCATTAAAAGATTTTCCTGACTACGACACGAAATTAATTACCGAAAAAGGAGATGCTGTCTGCCAGAAACAAGATATTTTTAAAGGATTAATGTGGTTTGCCTACACAAACAACTTCGCAAACTGGCACGTTCTAAAAATTGATCAGGTAAAAGAAATTATCGCTGAGAATAAGCAGAAAAATAAAGTGTCTTCTTTAGAAGATTTTGCAGTTGAGGTAACTTCAGAACCTGAAAAAGACTTCAATAACGCAATGGGACAAGAGAGTTTAACTCGTTTTGACCAGCCAAAAAGAAAGAAAAAACCAAATCGCAAGCGCAAACAAAATGCAGAGGCGGCTGGTGTTGCAACTCCAGTAAAACCACAGCAGGAGAAGAATGCCAATAACGCGAAACCGGCAGGAAACAACAATCCGAATCCGAATAATGGTAATGCGAATAAGCCAAACAATCCAAATAAGCAAAATCATAAGAAGAAGCATAATTCGAATAAAAATAATCCGAATAAGCAGAATTCAAACGAAAATAAACCTGCTGAACCTAGAAAACCAATAACGAATACTAAAAATGAGAATAAAAAATAG
- a CDS encoding ankyrin repeat domain-containing protein — protein sequence MQNQIESFLFQGKFDKARECLNNGEKFNEQYLKNNFSQIVAKIIDAKEIDFVEKLIKAGFIETDIYELDSFDQSIFKPLTLYLKDDEESISFFKELMSKMENINDEINDKTLLGYFLEKGASPKIVKVLVDDFGANTQYKNNAGENFIYTILNTYGLDAEKVKEYIGILTNNGVDINEKNIVGTTPLICAVKRNRKDVLPFLLENGADPNETDNQENNSFYYAAAEQFSFPMYEILAESSSANFNNINKNGKTLLTEFIRMMSDSEYDLNSLQRLLSDGADLNHCAEYYGNPKSGIDYIVEKKSGILKSVLENVSLDVNEQDNQGNTILHKVCAYDVNYDAEMAKETYRKTKLLLDQGADISITNDKDETALMLASGDNLKIKTVELLMKQ from the coding sequence ATGCAAAACCAGATTGAAAGTTTCCTCTTTCAGGGAAAATTTGACAAGGCCAGAGAATGCCTAAATAACGGAGAAAAATTTAACGAGCAATATCTAAAAAACAATTTTTCGCAGATTGTAGCCAAAATCATTGATGCTAAAGAAATAGATTTTGTGGAAAAATTGATAAAAGCTGGATTTATTGAAACCGATATTTACGAATTGGACAGTTTTGATCAGTCTATTTTCAAACCATTAACTTTATACTTAAAAGATGATGAAGAGTCGATTTCCTTCTTTAAGGAGCTAATGTCAAAAATGGAAAACATCAACGATGAGATAAACGATAAAACTCTTCTTGGCTATTTTCTTGAAAAAGGAGCTTCGCCAAAAATAGTTAAAGTTTTAGTTGATGATTTTGGTGCTAACACTCAGTATAAGAACAATGCAGGAGAAAATTTCATCTACACTATTCTAAATACTTATGGTCTTGATGCAGAAAAAGTAAAAGAATACATCGGCATTTTGACCAACAATGGTGTTGATATTAATGAGAAAAATATTGTTGGAACTACTCCACTAATTTGTGCTGTTAAAAGAAATCGAAAAGACGTTTTGCCATTTTTACTAGAAAATGGAGCAGATCCAAATGAAACTGATAACCAAGAAAATAACTCGTTTTATTACGCCGCAGCTGAACAGTTCTCTTTTCCGATGTATGAAATTTTGGCAGAATCATCATCAGCCAATTTTAATAACATCAATAAAAATGGAAAAACTTTACTCACAGAGTTTATCCGAATGATGTCTGATTCTGAATACGATCTGAATTCACTACAGAGACTATTATCAGATGGAGCCGATTTAAATCACTGCGCTGAATATTATGGAAATCCAAAATCGGGTATTGATTATATTGTCGAGAAAAAATCAGGCATTCTTAAATCGGTTTTAGAAAATGTTTCTTTGGATGTAAATGAACAGGACAATCAGGGAAATACCATTTTGCATAAAGTTTGCGCCTATGATGTCAATTATGATGCAGAAATGGCAAAAGAAACCTATAGAAAGACAAAACTGCTATTAGATCAGGGAGCAGACATTTCGATTACAAACGATAAAGACGAAACCGCCTTGATGCTCGCTTCTGGAGATAACCTGAAGATTAAAACCGTCGAACTTTTGATGAAACAATAA
- a CDS encoding ankyrin repeat domain-containing protein, producing MSFIVACENGNRKIAELLLQNKEVDVKYTDEKGRTALHYAAHRGYLDIVKILREEDADINYEDHQGETPLYFACLQKQKQTALYLLENGAEITKNDKYGNSLLHLVVQTGQTEIATKLLQDGIDVNLLNNNGETPLILASAKLNREIIQLLLDNGADINVTDKQGNTPLIYACYTKSIPMVTLLLDNGADINHVNHSGETALLIACYETNRMLAKLLIERGADVFTSSNNGHSPIWYACANNQKEIVALFLENGVDVNYSKPVAGDTSSMNDYLDWIASATTISNESSFTLNDSYAYGGESLLHIATKKGNLSMVKLLIEAGANINIQDESGNTPLHYSAANGKKDAVKYLLDNKADAAIVNVKEQKAIDYSNVKGFNEITELILKYAPSGMAVNPINTQHQSETPKGDTPNSMEAKKKALFDLKELLDTGILTSEEFESEKSKILKG from the coding sequence ATGTCATTTATAGTTGCCTGCGAAAACGGGAACCGCAAAATAGCCGAATTGCTACTTCAAAACAAAGAAGTAGATGTAAAATACACAGATGAAAAAGGAAGAACTGCTCTTCATTATGCCGCGCATCGCGGTTATCTTGATATTGTGAAAATTCTAAGAGAAGAAGATGCTGATATTAACTACGAAGATCATCAGGGAGAAACGCCTCTGTACTTTGCCTGTCTTCAAAAGCAAAAACAAACTGCATTATATCTTTTAGAAAATGGAGCAGAAATCACCAAAAATGATAAATACGGAAATAGTCTGCTGCATTTAGTCGTTCAGACGGGTCAAACTGAAATTGCAACAAAGTTGCTTCAAGATGGAATCGATGTTAATTTACTGAATAACAATGGAGAGACACCTCTAATATTAGCCTCAGCAAAATTAAATAGAGAAATCATCCAACTCCTTTTAGACAATGGCGCTGACATTAATGTTACGGATAAACAGGGAAATACTCCGCTTATTTATGCGTGTTATACCAAATCGATTCCGATGGTGACATTGCTTTTAGATAACGGCGCCGATATAAATCATGTCAATCATTCTGGCGAAACTGCGCTTTTAATTGCCTGCTATGAAACCAACAGAATGCTAGCTAAATTATTGATTGAAAGAGGTGCAGACGTATTTACTTCAAGTAATAATGGACATTCTCCTATTTGGTACGCTTGCGCAAATAATCAAAAGGAAATTGTTGCCCTATTTTTAGAAAACGGAGTGGATGTCAACTATAGCAAGCCTGTTGCGGGCGATACATCTTCAATGAATGATTACCTGGATTGGATTGCCAGCGCGACTACTATTTCTAACGAATCTAGTTTTACACTTAACGATTCTTATGCTTACGGCGGGGAAAGTCTTTTGCATATTGCCACCAAAAAAGGCAACCTCAGCATGGTTAAACTGCTTATCGAAGCTGGAGCCAACATCAATATTCAAGATGAATCTGGAAACACGCCTCTGCATTACAGCGCCGCAAACGGAAAAAAAGATGCTGTAAAGTACCTGTTGGATAACAAAGCTGATGCTGCAATCGTAAACGTGAAAGAACAAAAAGCGATTGACTATTCGAATGTAAAAGGTTTTAATGAAATTACCGAACTGATTCTAAAATATGCTCCTTCGGGAATGGCTGTAAATCCAATAAACACGCAGCATCAATCTGAAACACCTAAAGGAGACACGCCAAATTCGATGGAAGCAAAGAAAAAGGCATTGTTCGATTTGAAAGAACTTTTAGATACTGGCATCTTAACTTCGGAAGAATTTGAAAGTGAAAAAAGTAAAATTTTAAAAGGATAA
- a CDS encoding ferredoxin, with product MVVITLQRDKCIGCNYCVEMDPTHFQMSKKDGKSVLIHSQNAKGFFTLKSPNHAIVESCELAAKACPVKIITVKET from the coding sequence ATGGTTGTCATTACGTTACAAAGAGATAAATGCATTGGTTGCAATTATTGTGTCGAAATGGATCCGACGCATTTCCAAATGTCCAAAAAAGACGGCAAATCGGTTCTTATCCATTCGCAGAATGCAAAAGGATTTTTTACGCTGAAATCTCCCAATCATGCAATCGTAGAAAGCTGTGAATTGGCGGCCAAAGCCTGTCCGGTAAAGATCATTACGGTTAAGGAGACATAA
- a CDS encoding peptidase U32 family protein: MTLTNKIELMSPAGDFESLQAALDNGCDSVYFGVEQLNMRARSTVNFTIEDLKEIANRCEAKNVRSYLTLNTIIYDHDLSVVKTLLTKAKEANITAVIASDQAVIAMARSIGMEVHISTQLNVTNIETIKFYSLFADTMVLSRELSLRQVKNITDQIEKEQIKGPNGNLVEIEIFGHGALCMAVSGKCYLSLHSHNSSANRGACKQNCRKKYTVIDQETGFEIELDNEYMMSPKDLCTLDFLDQVIDSGIKVLKIEGRGRAPEYVATVTKTYREAIDAYYDGSFSKEKITDWMKALETVYNRGFWSGYYLGQELGEWSDIPGSAATQKKVYVGKGTHYFPKAGIGQFKIEAYDIKIGDKILVTGPSTGAQEMIINEMFVNDAAGEKATKGDDCSFKLPFRIRMSDKLYKIVEA; this comes from the coding sequence ATGACACTTACCAATAAAATTGAACTCATGTCTCCGGCGGGAGATTTTGAGTCGCTTCAAGCTGCTTTAGATAATGGCTGCGATTCAGTATATTTTGGTGTTGAACAGCTGAATATGCGTGCAAGATCGACAGTTAATTTTACTATTGAAGATTTAAAAGAAATTGCCAATCGATGCGAAGCTAAAAATGTTCGAAGCTATCTTACTTTAAATACGATTATTTACGATCACGATTTGTCGGTTGTAAAAACATTATTGACAAAAGCTAAAGAAGCAAACATAACAGCGGTAATTGCATCCGATCAGGCGGTGATTGCCATGGCAAGATCGATTGGAATGGAAGTTCACATTTCGACACAATTGAATGTGACGAATATTGAAACCATAAAATTTTACAGCTTGTTTGCCGATACAATGGTTTTAAGCCGAGAATTGAGTTTGCGACAGGTAAAGAATATTACCGATCAAATTGAAAAAGAACAGATCAAGGGGCCGAACGGGAATTTGGTCGAAATCGAAATTTTTGGGCATGGAGCTTTGTGTATGGCAGTTTCGGGAAAATGTTATTTGAGTTTACATTCACATAATTCATCTGCAAACCGTGGTGCGTGCAAGCAAAATTGCCGAAAAAAATATACCGTTATCGATCAGGAAACAGGTTTTGAAATCGAATTGGATAACGAGTACATGATGTCGCCAAAAGATTTGTGCACGCTGGATTTCTTAGATCAGGTTATCGATTCTGGAATTAAGGTTTTAAAAATCGAAGGGCGAGGACGTGCGCCAGAATATGTGGCAACAGTGACTAAAACTTATAGAGAAGCAATTGACGCCTATTATGATGGAAGTTTTTCAAAAGAAAAAATCACAGATTGGATGAAAGCATTAGAAACAGTTTACAATCGCGGATTTTGGTCAGGATATTATCTGGGTCAGGAATTAGGGGAATGGAGCGATATACCAGGATCTGCAGCAACTCAGAAAAAGGTTTATGTCGGTAAAGGAACACATTATTTCCCAAAAGCAGGGATAGGGCAATTTAAGATTGAAGCTTACGATATAAAAATTGGAGATAAAATCTTAGTAACAGGACCAAGCACAGGCGCACAGGAAATGATTATTAATGAAATGTTTGTGAATGATGCAGCGGGCGAAAAAGCAACTAAAGGAGATGACTGCAGTTTTAAGCTGCCATTCAGAATCAGGATGTCGGATAAACTATATAAAATTGTCGAAGCATAA
- a CDS encoding rhodanese-related sulfurtransferase — MQLYNTLSAEERAIMIDDAGKQRLTLSFYAYAKIQDPQKFRNDLFVAWNALDALGRIYVANEGINAQMSVPAENFEAFRETLEVYDFMKGIRLNVAVEQDDHSFLKLTIKVRNKIVADGLNDDTFDVTNIGVHLKAKEFNEILDDPNTIVVDFRNHYESEVGHFKGAITPDVETFRESLPIINEQLKDHKDDKNLVMYCTGGIRCEKASAYFKHQGFKNVYQLEGGIINYAKQLKEEGLESKFIGKNFVFDNRLGERITDDIISQCHQCGKPCDNHTNCENDGCHLLFIQCDECKAAMENCCSTECLEIIHMPLVDQVRLRTGKQVGNKVFRKGKSENLKFKHSGELPETALATAQKPADIRQKIKVKKVLLGKAEHYYVKAQVGQFTVENHELNAGDKILISGPTTGDQELVLDKIIVNGAETQSAKVGDKVTFEVPFRIRLSDKVYKILD; from the coding sequence ATGCAACTGTATAACACTTTAAGCGCAGAAGAAAGAGCCATCATGATCGATGATGCAGGTAAACAACGACTTACGTTGTCTTTTTATGCGTATGCCAAAATTCAAGATCCACAAAAATTTCGTAATGATTTATTCGTAGCCTGGAATGCCCTTGACGCATTAGGCCGAATCTACGTTGCTAATGAAGGAATTAATGCTCAGATGAGTGTTCCTGCCGAAAATTTTGAAGCTTTTAGAGAAACTCTTGAAGTTTACGATTTCATGAAAGGCATACGATTGAATGTCGCCGTAGAACAAGACGATCATTCTTTTTTAAAATTGACTATCAAAGTGCGTAATAAAATCGTTGCTGACGGTTTAAACGATGACACTTTTGATGTTACTAATATTGGCGTTCACTTAAAAGCCAAAGAATTCAACGAAATCCTCGATGATCCAAACACAATTGTAGTAGATTTTAGAAATCACTACGAAAGTGAAGTAGGGCATTTTAAAGGAGCTATTACTCCAGATGTTGAAACTTTCAGAGAAAGTTTGCCAATTATCAACGAACAGCTTAAAGATCACAAAGACGATAAAAATCTGGTAATGTATTGTACTGGAGGTATTCGCTGTGAAAAAGCAAGCGCTTATTTTAAACACCAAGGCTTCAAAAACGTTTACCAATTAGAAGGCGGAATCATTAATTACGCTAAACAATTGAAAGAAGAAGGTTTAGAAAGTAAATTTATCGGTAAAAACTTCGTGTTTGATAATCGTCTGGGCGAAAGAATTACAGACGATATTATTTCGCAATGCCACCAATGCGGAAAACCTTGCGATAATCACACCAACTGTGAAAACGATGGCTGTCATTTGCTGTTTATTCAGTGTGATGAATGTAAAGCCGCAATGGAAAACTGTTGTTCTACAGAATGTCTTGAAATTATCCATATGCCATTAGTTGACCAAGTTCGTCTTCGAACTGGAAAACAAGTTGGAAATAAAGTTTTTAGAAAAGGAAAATCAGAGAATCTAAAATTCAAACACTCAGGCGAACTACCTGAAACTGCTTTGGCTACAGCACAAAAGCCAGCTGATATCCGTCAGAAAATAAAAGTAAAGAAAGTTCTTCTTGGAAAAGCTGAACATTATTATGTAAAAGCGCAAGTTGGACAATTTACCGTAGAAAACCACGAATTAAACGCCGGTGACAAAATCCTTATTTCAGGCCCGACTACAGGTGATCAGGAATTGGTTTTAGATAAAATCATTGTTAACGGAGCAGAAACTCAATCTGCTAAAGTTGGCGATAAAGTTACTTTTGAGGTTCCTTTCAGAATTAGATTGTCTGATAAAGTATACAAGATTTTAGATTGA